Proteins from a genomic interval of Clostridium sp. AN503:
- a CDS encoding type III toxin-antitoxin system ToxN/AbiQ family toxin has product MVHCGRYDSRVGYVDYGERLKLHVGIILNIGSFRYYVPISSAKPKHKKMLNSLDFQKLQDRSNGYLYAVLNINNMIPVPDQCVTQLKYNQVECFRSFSSDKEKTDYIYLLQKEKAIIDEMQDIDDISFQSCKTVRNKVQ; this is encoded by the coding sequence TTGGTACATTGTGGACGATATGATTCCCGTGTGGGTTATGTGGATTATGGAGAACGATTGAAGCTTCATGTGGGAATTATTCTTAATATCGGCAGTTTTCGTTATTATGTTCCTATTTCTTCTGCGAAACCCAAACACAAGAAGATGTTAAATAGTCTGGATTTTCAAAAACTTCAAGACAGATCCAACGGATATCTCTATGCAGTACTGAATATCAACAACATGATTCCAGTTCCTGATCAGTGTGTTACCCAGCTAAAATATAATCAGGTAGAATGTTTCCGCTCTTTTTCCAGTGATAAAGAGAAGACGGACTACATTTATCTGCTTCAAAAAGAAAAAGCCATAATTGATGAGATGCAGGATATTGACGATATAAGTTTCCAGTCTTGCAAAACTGTTCGAAATAAAGTACAATAA
- the gpmI gene encoding 2,3-bisphosphoglycerate-independent phosphoglycerate mutase: MSKKPVVLMILDGYGLNDNCEANAVCEGRTPVMDQLMSQCPFVKGQASGLAVGLPEGQMGNSEVGHLNMGAGRIVYQELTRITKSIKDGDFFTNPAFLEAVENCRKNDSALHLFGLVSDGGVHSHLTHIFGLLELAKRNGLEKVYVHCFLDGRDTPPTSGKEYVAQLEAKMAELGVGKVATVSGRYYAMDRDKNWDRVKLAYDAMTKSEGTRSDSATGAIQASYDEGKTDEFVAPTVITENGAPVAAIQNDDSIIFYNFRPDRAREMTRAFCDDQFDGFDRGDRVKTTYVCFTDYDETIGNKLVAFVKESITNTFGEFLAAHDMKQARIAETEKYAHVTFFFNGGIEEPNKGEDRFLIPSPKEVPTYDLKPEMSAPAVCDKLVECIKSGEYDVIIINFANPDMVGHTGVEAAAIKAIETVDACVGKAVDAIKEVDGVMFICADHGNAEQLVDYQTGEPFTAHTTNPVPFILVNADPSVKLREGGCLADIAPTLIELMGMEQPKEMSGESLIVK; encoded by the coding sequence ATGAGCAAGAAACCAGTTGTATTAATGATTCTCGATGGATATGGACTCAACGACAATTGCGAGGCAAATGCAGTCTGTGAGGGCAGGACTCCGGTTATGGATCAGCTTATGAGCCAGTGCCCGTTTGTAAAAGGACAGGCCAGCGGTCTGGCGGTAGGGCTTCCGGAGGGCCAGATGGGCAACTCTGAGGTCGGACATCTGAACATGGGCGCAGGCCGCATTGTATACCAGGAGCTGACCCGCATCACCAAATCCATAAAAGACGGTGATTTCTTCACGAATCCGGCATTTTTGGAGGCGGTGGAGAACTGCAGGAAGAACGACTCCGCCCTGCATTTGTTTGGTCTGGTTTCCGATGGCGGCGTTCACAGCCATCTCACCCATATCTTTGGGCTTCTGGAGCTGGCTAAGAGGAATGGTCTGGAGAAAGTATATGTTCACTGCTTCCTGGACGGCCGTGACACCCCGCCGACCTCCGGCAAGGAATATGTTGCACAGCTGGAAGCGAAGATGGCGGAGCTGGGAGTAGGCAAGGTGGCAACCGTATCAGGCCGTTATTATGCGATGGACCGTGACAAGAACTGGGACCGCGTAAAGCTTGCCTATGACGCCATGACGAAGAGCGAGGGCACCCGCAGCGACAGCGCCACCGGCGCGATCCAGGCGTCCTATGATGAGGGAAAGACCGATGAGTTTGTGGCTCCGACCGTTATCACCGAAAACGGCGCTCCGGTAGCGGCGATCCAGAACGACGATTCCATTATCTTCTACAATTTCCGCCCGGACCGTGCCAGAGAGATGACCCGCGCATTCTGCGATGACCAGTTCGACGGTTTTGACCGCGGTGACCGTGTGAAGACGACCTATGTGTGCTTTACCGATTACGATGAGACCATCGGCAACAAGCTGGTTGCATTTGTGAAGGAGAGCATTACCAATACCTTCGGGGAATTCCTTGCAGCACACGATATGAAGCAGGCCAGGATCGCTGAGACGGAGAAGTACGCACACGTGACCTTCTTCTTCAACGGCGGCATAGAGGAGCCGAACAAGGGCGAGGACCGTTTCCTGATCCCGTCCCCGAAGGAGGTTCCGACCTATGACTTAAAGCCTGAGATGAGCGCGCCGGCAGTCTGCGACAAGCTGGTTGAGTGCATCAAGTCCGGCGAATACGATGTGATCATCATCAACTTTGCAAATCCGGATATGGTGGGTCATACCGGTGTTGAGGCCGCGGCGATCAAGGCGATCGAGACCGTGGACGCATGTGTTGGGAAGGCTGTGGATGCGATTAAGGAAGTGGACGGCGTGATGTTTATCTGTGCGGACCACGGCAACGCGGAGCAGCTGGTGGATTATCAGACCGGCGAGCCGTTTACTGCTCATACCACCAATCCGGTTCCGTTTATCCTGGTGAATGCAGACCCGTCCGTTAAGCTGAGAGAGGGCGGATGCCTGGCAGATATCGCTCCGACTTTGATCGAGCTGATGGGAATGGAGCAGCCGAAGGAGATGAGTGGGGAGTCTTTGATCGTAAAATAA
- a CDS encoding helix-turn-helix transcriptional regulator, which yields MQKLRPDMDIGQNIQQLRRETHLTQDEVVAKLHLMGLDISKSTYAKLETNRMNIRVSELVALSLIFKSDFNAFFHGLKNEFQSHLD from the coding sequence ATGCAAAAGCTGCGTCCCGATATGGATATTGGGCAAAACATCCAACAACTGCGGCGCGAAACCCACCTTACACAAGACGAGGTCGTCGCAAAACTGCACCTCATGGGACTCGACATTTCCAAAAGCACCTATGCAAAATTAGAAACGAACCGCATGAATATCCGAGTCAGCGAACTGGTTGCACTTTCGTTAATTTTCAAGTCAGATTTCAATGCCTTTTTCCACGGCCTTAAGAACGAATTCCAGTCCCATCTCGACTAA
- a CDS encoding LysR family transcriptional regulator yields the protein MDFRDYAYVQAIADYKTISRAAEALYISQPSLTKFLQKLEAQLETPLFARINKQMYPTYAGEKFLETGQAIFALQARLDRTISQIASHENGRISLTTTTTRGYYVLPRILPLFKKLYPGYHIDIKERSVSDVEQNLRDGTTDLAIYALPVRNPEFKYFHINTEEVVLCLAGSSPYTELAEIKSGFKHPWLDLKHLEHEIFFLNDPLQWRIGQISRQLLREAGIQPEITELRNLETCLSLASGGLGFTFCFDISEACFRNYTKPPAYLSVGNEPHTAEFVVGYRQDYRLTKADQDFLNLLRREFGPQNTVAAGLEF from the coding sequence ATGGACTTTAGAGATTATGCCTATGTTCAGGCAATTGCTGATTACAAGACCATTTCCCGGGCCGCGGAAGCGCTGTATATCTCCCAGCCTTCCCTGACCAAATTCCTGCAGAAGCTGGAGGCCCAGCTGGAAACGCCGCTCTTTGCCCGGATCAACAAGCAGATGTATCCCACCTACGCCGGCGAAAAATTTTTAGAAACCGGACAGGCGATCTTTGCGCTGCAGGCACGGCTGGACCGCACGATCAGCCAGATTGCCAGCCATGAAAACGGCCGGATCAGCCTCACCACCACAACCACTCGCGGCTACTATGTCCTTCCCCGTATCCTTCCCCTGTTCAAGAAGCTTTACCCAGGCTACCATATTGATATCAAAGAGCGGAGCGTCAGTGATGTGGAGCAGAATCTAAGGGACGGTACTACGGATCTTGCCATTTACGCCCTCCCTGTGCGCAATCCGGAATTCAAATATTTCCACATTAACACGGAGGAGGTTGTCCTGTGCCTTGCCGGTTCCAGTCCTTACACAGAACTTGCAGAAATAAAAAGCGGCTTTAAACATCCCTGGCTGGACCTAAAGCATCTGGAGCACGAGATCTTTTTCTTGAACGACCCGCTCCAGTGGCGCATCGGGCAGATCAGCCGCCAGCTTCTGCGGGAGGCCGGTATCCAGCCCGAGATCACCGAGCTGAGAAACTTGGAGACCTGCCTTTCCCTTGCCAGCGGAGGGCTGGGCTTCACCTTCTGTTTTGACATCAGCGAAGCCTGTTTCCGAAATTATACAAAACCGCCGGCTTATCTCTCTGTCGGCAACGAGCCGCACACCGCAGAATTCGTTGTTGGCTACCGGCAGGATTACCGCCTCACAAAGGCAGACCAGGATTTCCTAAATCTCCTGCGCCGGGAATTTGGACCGCAAAACACCGTCGCTGCGGGACTGGAATTTTAG
- a CDS encoding alpha/beta hydrolase — MTSGYLRTSDKAYIYYEDRGQGDDTILLVPGHMCTTRFYAKNADALAQNHRVVTFDSRGFGNSSKPLHGNDVERHADDIRELIDFLDLQQVVLIGWSLSGSVVVTYADKYKEYRLKALGILDACLFPFSPEPWNSYNSRDYNMDDWNRKYRLWYADPQQYIENFVDRVKTGLTKEEIAMVREEIGKTPPWIGFALHSDWCHSDCARLLSHLKLPVIIFSGESKGHSATMGEYYETQVAGYCEHHRFTEGGHMLFFVEYERFNRLLEDFIRKI; from the coding sequence ATGACCAGCGGATATTTGAGGACCAGTGATAAAGCTTATATTTATTATGAAGACCGTGGCCAGGGGGACGATACGATCCTGTTAGTGCCCGGACATATGTGTACAACCAGGTTCTACGCAAAAAATGCAGATGCGCTTGCGCAGAATCACCGGGTTGTCACATTTGACAGCAGAGGATTCGGCAATTCCTCAAAGCCTCTCCATGGGAATGATGTGGAGCGGCATGCAGATGATATCAGGGAGCTGATCGATTTTTTAGATCTGCAGCAGGTTGTGCTCATAGGATGGTCGCTTTCCGGCAGCGTTGTGGTGACCTACGCGGATAAATATAAAGAATACCGGCTGAAAGCGCTGGGTATCCTGGATGCATGTTTGTTCCCGTTTTCACCGGAGCCGTGGAATTCCTACAATTCCAGGGACTACAACATGGACGACTGGAACCGCAAGTACCGTCTGTGGTACGCAGACCCGCAGCAGTACATAGAGAATTTCGTGGACCGCGTAAAGACAGGGCTTACAAAAGAAGAGATCGCCATGGTGAGAGAAGAGATTGGGAAAACCCCGCCGTGGATCGGGTTTGCGCTGCATTCTGACTGGTGCCACAGCGACTGTGCGCGGCTTCTGTCCCATCTGAAGCTGCCGGTGATCATTTTCAGCGGTGAATCCAAAGGTCACAGCGCAACCATGGGAGAGTATTATGAGACGCAGGTTGCAGGTTACTGCGAGCACCATCGTTTCACGGAAGGCGGGCATATGCTGTTTTTCGTGGAATATGAGAGATTCAACAGGCTGTTAGAAGACTTTATCAGGAAGATTTAA
- a CDS encoding citrate:proton symporter produces the protein MLYAMVGYAVIVIMMFMILKKKATPAFCFSILPVIGAAVCGFGFTEIMEFINTGMGSVWKTAILFIFSVCYFSVMNDAGLFDPLVQGLVKKAGNNITMIMLATSLIAVVAHMDGACASTYLITIPVMLPIFKKMKLNPLMLLLLVGLSTGVMNLVPWGGPTIRAATAIGMDATELWISMIPMQIFGLLASLGAAVICGRVETKRLKKAGIDLSALDISGETSVAETDSELKRPKLFWVNLILTVGVIGALIKSGVTPYLIFLFGTMIALAVNYPDMKVQGQLLKKYAPSCIDLTVTLMAAGVFLGIFANSGIITSMAQVLISILPGFMTKYLYIIMGILGGPLGIIMGPDPYYYAVMPLVIETVAPYGITAAQVAHAMLIGENVVLSVSPCVPANYLAFGMSGIELNEHLKFSFKWEWLVSILMLVFAVIYGIV, from the coding sequence ATGCTTTATGCAATGGTTGGGTATGCGGTGATTGTGATCATGATGTTTATGATCCTCAAGAAAAAAGCGACGCCTGCGTTCTGTTTTTCCATACTGCCGGTGATCGGAGCGGCGGTTTGCGGATTTGGATTTACGGAGATCATGGAGTTTATCAATACGGGAATGGGAAGTGTGTGGAAGACTGCCATACTATTTATCTTTTCCGTCTGTTATTTCAGCGTTATGAATGACGCGGGCCTGTTTGACCCGTTGGTACAGGGCCTTGTGAAAAAGGCGGGAAACAATATCACGATGATCATGCTGGCTACCAGCCTGATCGCGGTCGTGGCACATATGGACGGCGCCTGTGCGTCCACCTATCTGATCACGATCCCGGTCATGCTTCCGATCTTCAAGAAAATGAAGCTGAACCCGCTTATGCTGCTTTTGCTGGTAGGTCTCTCCACCGGCGTCATGAACCTGGTTCCCTGGGGAGGACCGACGATCCGCGCGGCCACAGCCATCGGCATGGACGCGACAGAATTGTGGATCAGCATGATCCCCATGCAGATATTTGGCCTGCTTGCAAGTCTGGGCGCGGCAGTGATCTGTGGACGTGTTGAGACAAAACGCCTGAAAAAAGCGGGGATCGATCTGTCTGCTCTTGACATTTCAGGAGAAACCTCTGTGGCGGAGACAGACAGCGAGTTAAAGCGGCCCAAACTTTTCTGGGTAAATTTAATCCTGACAGTGGGCGTGATCGGGGCACTGATCAAGAGCGGAGTTACCCCCTATCTGATCTTCCTCTTCGGCACGATGATCGCGCTGGCGGTCAACTATCCGGACATGAAGGTCCAGGGACAGCTTCTGAAGAAATATGCTCCCAGCTGCATCGATCTGACCGTTACCCTGATGGCAGCCGGCGTATTTTTGGGAATCTTCGCAAACAGCGGGATCATTACCAGCATGGCGCAGGTATTGATCAGCATCCTGCCGGGCTTCATGACCAAATACCTGTATATCATCATGGGTATCCTTGGCGGGCCGCTGGGCATCATCATGGGACCAGACCCGTACTACTATGCGGTGATGCCTCTTGTGATCGAGACTGTTGCACCGTACGGGATCACGGCGGCCCAGGTGGCACATGCAATGCTGATCGGCGAAAATGTAGTATTGTCCGTAAGCCCGTGTGTTCCGGCTAACTATCTTGCATTCGGCATGAGCGGGATCGAGCTGAACGAGCATCTGAAGTTCTCCTTTAAGTGGGAGTGGCTTGTCAGCATCCTGATGTTGGTATTTGCTGTGATATACGGCATTGTATAA
- a CDS encoding alpha/beta hydrolase: MLRIYREQGQQLPEKQMPAVLCIAGNLCSPEVFDRITVPEGVQKLYLDYLQSPGPWDMDSLGQQLLDTVRELELGPVVLAGYSAGGVLAISAACKGPDQIAGLLLSNTGPCSQGHGNPGFADELREHFDDEGYIRGFLASCFYRSADAELMDRLWDYTRAADRDAAYEVSKTLREVDYREPLKQFKNPVMIVHGILDTRRGKDSVLMMQESLQQAEAAYLQTGHTPMAEDPAGYQEALDHLLGQIPGFSDHI, encoded by the coding sequence ATGTTAAGGATATATAGAGAACAGGGACAGCAATTGCCGGAAAAGCAGATGCCCGCAGTGCTGTGTATTGCAGGAAATCTGTGCAGTCCTGAGGTATTTGACCGGATCACTGTCCCGGAAGGGGTGCAGAAGCTGTATCTGGATTATCTGCAGAGCCCGGGGCCATGGGACATGGACAGCCTGGGGCAGCAGCTTCTGGACACAGTCCGGGAGCTGGAGCTGGGGCCGGTGGTGCTGGCGGGATACTCGGCGGGCGGCGTGCTTGCCATCTCCGCAGCCTGTAAAGGACCAGATCAGATCGCAGGGCTTCTGCTGTCCAACACAGGGCCCTGCAGCCAGGGGCATGGCAATCCGGGCTTTGCGGATGAATTGCGGGAACATTTCGATGATGAGGGGTATATCCGCGGCTTCCTTGCAAGCTGTTTTTACAGAAGTGCGGATGCAGAGCTGATGGACCGGCTTTGGGATTATACAAGGGCCGCAGACCGTGACGCCGCTTATGAGGTGTCAAAAACCCTGCGTGAGGTGGATTACCGGGAACCTTTAAAGCAGTTTAAAAACCCCGTCATGATCGTCCACGGAATCCTGGACACCCGCAGAGGGAAAGACAGCGTGCTGATGATGCAGGAGTCTTTGCAGCAGGCAGAGGCTGCATATCTCCAGACCGGCCACACGCCCATGGCGGAGGACCCGGCGGGATATCAGGAAGCATTGGATCATCTGCTTGGGCAGATTCCCGGTTTTTCAGATCATATATAA
- the treR gene encoding trehalose operon repressor — translation MAMRKYDKIYQDLKQKIEDEVYGFQELLPSEHMLIEDYDCSRNTIRRAISQLGTEGYVQSIHGKGVVVIYQKENQAEFVLGGIESLKEAAARNHMEFKTKVICFAELTVDEKMNKKIMFPVGTEIYYIQRVRYVEGEALIIDHNYMRRDVAVGLTPEIAQQSIYEYLEQELGVTITTTKRKMTVERITQLDETYLNMKGYNCVAVVSSHTFNAAGVMFEYTQSRHRPDCFAFYDQAQRVR, via the coding sequence ATGGCAATGAGAAAATACGACAAGATTTATCAGGATCTGAAACAGAAAATAGAGGATGAGGTTTACGGATTTCAGGAGCTGCTTCCCTCAGAGCACATGCTGATCGAGGATTATGATTGTTCCAGAAACACGATCCGGAGGGCCATCAGCCAGCTGGGAACAGAAGGGTATGTCCAGAGCATCCATGGAAAGGGCGTTGTCGTCATCTACCAGAAGGAGAACCAGGCGGAGTTTGTGCTGGGAGGGATCGAGAGCTTAAAGGAGGCTGCCGCCAGAAACCATATGGAGTTCAAGACAAAAGTGATCTGTTTTGCTGAACTTACTGTGGATGAAAAGATGAATAAAAAGATCATGTTTCCGGTAGGGACGGAGATCTACTATATCCAGCGTGTCCGATACGTGGAGGGGGAGGCTCTGATCATCGACCACAACTATATGCGGCGGGATGTGGCGGTGGGGCTGACTCCCGAGATTGCACAGCAGTCTATTTATGAATATCTGGAGCAGGAACTGGGCGTGACGATCACGACCACCAAACGAAAGATGACGGTGGAGCGGATCACCCAGCTGGATGAGACGTATCTGAACATGAAGGGGTACAACTGCGTGGCAGTGGTCAGCAGCCATACCTTTAATGCGGCGGGAGTGATGTTTGAGTATACCCAGTCCCGCCACCGGCCGGACTGCTTTGCGTTTTATGACCAGGCGCAGCGGGTGCGCTAG